GGTTTCAATGACTTCCCCGTCAACCAGACGAAGCAAATATTTCCGAGTCTCATCCGGGGCGATGCTACGGTGGGCAATGGTCGAGCGTCCAATCGGTTGCGCTTGCAAGTCTTCCCGCCACTGTTTCGGAAATACCGTAATTTCGTGCAGCGATCGCGCCCCTTTTTGATACAACCACTGATGCAATTGCTTGCCTCGATAGGCGGGTTGTCCTTGTTCTTGCACCCAATCCGTTAACTCTGCTAGAGATTTTCCTAATAATGCCGATTCACTCAATCCTTTCCTCCTTGCTGGCAATCAGGGTCACTGCTTCTATCTTAAATGTCACGAAAGGACTTCCGTTATCGCCGCTTGGCTCAAAAGGTAGAAAAGGGGTTATTTCAGTTCATGCCTCGCAAAGCCCTCAACCAATGAGGGCTTAGACAGACCTATCCAAATTTACATTAAACCGGTATTGGTACCTGGCTTGCCAGTGGCAAGTTGGACTTTGACAATTTTCCCACCCATTTTCATAATGCGCTGTTGCTCAGTAAACCAGTTATCGTAAGGAACGAGCTTGGTAAAGTAAGTATTTTGTAGTTCGCGTTGAGTCCGAATGCGAGTTTGACTGGGAACGCAAGCGGTCACCTTAAACATTCTCATGGGTTATAAACTCCTTGGGCAATATCTAAAATTATGATTCCTTTAAACACACTTAGTTCGGGAGTAAGCCAGTCAATACTAGATCATTAAAACCTATCCCCTGTTTTGATAGTTAGATAAGTCTTGAACCCCCTAGCACTCACTCGCCACTACCCGAACTGAAGTTATCATGGGTTTAGCTTCTCAGGCAATTTTTGAGTTAGCTTAAGCCAGAGCAAATGTAGTCGAAGTACACGCCCATTTCTTTACCAGCATCAGGACCGACAAGACCTGCCGTCACTTCTTTCATCGCTTGAATCGCTTGGACAGTAGCGTTAATGGGAACCCCTAGGGAATTATAGGTTTCTTTTAAGCCATTGAGAACACGCTCATCAAGAATGGAAGGATCACCGGCGAGCATCGCGTAGGTGGAGTAACGAAGATAGTAGTCTAAGTCGCGGATGCAAGCAGCATAACGACGGGTGGTGTACATATTACCGCCAGGACGGGTAATATCAGAATACAGTAAGGATTTTGCCACTGCTTCTTTGACAATGTTAGCTGCGTTAGCGCTGATGACATTGGCGGCACGCACGCGTAGTTGACCAGTTTGGAAATAGCCTTTCAGCTTTTCCATTGCTGCATCATCAAGGTATTTTCCTTGTACGTCAGCCGAGTTAATAACGGAGGTAATTGCGTCTTGCATCGTTATTTTCCTTTCCTAAGTTCAGTTTATAGATTGTGTCTAATTAACAAGTCAAGTGTGGGACATCACTAAAGAGGCTTATTGCATTGCGCCAATTACATAGTTGAAGTAAGATCCTGCTTCCGCTGCATCTTCAGCAGACATCATTGAGCAAGCAATATCTTTCATGGAACGTACACTTTCTGCCACGGCATTGATCGGAGTGCCAAGAGAATTGTACATTTCGCGAACACCCACTAAACCGATTTCTTCAATAGGAGTGACATCCCCTGCAACAACTCCATAGGTGACGAGGCGAAGATAGTAATCCATGTCGCGTAAGCAGGTTGCTGTCATTTCTTCGCCATAAGCGTTGCCACCGGGAGACACAACATCAGGACGCTTTTGGAAGAGTTGGTCGCCAGCTTGCTTAACAATACGCTCACGAGCACTGGTAAGGGTTTGAGCAATACGGAGACGTTGTTCGCCACCTTCGACGAAGGCTTTAATACGGTCTAATTCGCCGGGGCTGAGGTAACGAGCTTCAGCATCAGCGTTCACGATGGATTTCGTGACAATACTCATGTTTTAGAATCCTCCAACGGATAAGTTTATTATCGAATTTGGTTCAGGCTGATCTTTACCAGTTCCCATGCTGGATACAGTATCAGCAAACGGGATAGCTTAGTTATCTTAACAACCTTCTCCGATTTATTTTGCGATATTTCTCTCACTTTTTATCGCAGTTTTTTATATTTCGTAATATTTCTACTCATTTAGTGAGGATCAGTCCGGAAAATCCCCCTTAAACGATAAGGGGGATGATTGATCACTAAATTAAATTCAGCAAAAATTAGCGATTATTTTCTTTGGCGTAGGGGACCACCATTTCACCAAAGAAACGGTTATATTCTGCACCATCAACTAAATAATCAACTACTGCATCCAAACCTTGGTTGGTGAGTAAGTTTGTCATTTGATGAACTTCAATGCCACTGGCAGCTCGTCCTAATAAATGGCGATAGAGACACTCAACGACTTTTGGATTCGGATAAGGGAAAACGAAACGCCGTTGGTAAACATCAGACTTCGCCAATGCTTTAACAAATTCCCGTACCGTGCAGTTACCAGCAAGGAGTTTTTCTTCCCATGCTTCTAAACGGAACTGATCAGGAACATTGTCTTGAGGAACATTGAGTAATTGGGCATAAATCCCATTCATCACTGATCGGGTCTGTTGGGTACTCCCTTGGGGAGAATGCCGGAAAATACGCGCTACTGTTGACGTTTCTTGGGCAGCTTCGAGGGTATTCATCGATCGCGCTAACTCTAAATAGTCAGCGACTTGTCCCGCACCACTGTTACCATTGGCTTGGCTGGCTAAAGGTAACTGAGCGTTATTCATCTTAGAGCGCGTGGGTTCAAAACTCGGAACCACTAACTCATCATCCTGCTTCGTCAGTTTATTGTAAAGACTTTCCGTATTGGGGAAGTTGGCAGCAGGTAAGGTAGGATAGCGGCGATAAGGAACCACATCTTCACCAAACTCTTGGGAGTACTCTATGCTGTTGACTAATGCCTTAACAAACGCGCGAATCCCTTGCGTTGCCAACAATTGGTTATATTTCTGAATCTCTTTCTGATTTAATGGCGCTCGTCCTAGGAAATGTTTTGTTCCCAACTCAATGACTTTAGTGTTGGGATAGGGGGTATAGAACTCTTTAATGTATAAATCAGAGCAACCGAGTCCTTCAATAAACTCTTTCACGGTGATTTCTCCGTTACCGAGTTTACTTTCTAGATTAGTAAACTCGGCTTTGACAACATAGGGTTCAATATCCCGTTCAAAGATCTGACGATAAGCCGCACTAATCAAATTTTGCAGCGCCACTTTGTCTTGCAAGTTGGTCAGCTTAAATTGCTTACTTTGCTCGCGACGCTTATTCACGCCTTGCTTAATCCGATATTGCAAATCCGGTTCGCTGCGATTTGCCGCGACTTGACCTAATTCTTGATAGCGCGGCGTCACTTCTGGTTTGATTTCAGTCCCCACATCTTGACGAAGATTATTGGTGCGGGTGCGCAGTTGCAAGCCACCGGGAGTGAGGTAACGTTCGTAAGGAACGGTGTCTTCGCCAAACGTTTCACTGTACTCTTGAGTATTGATGATCGCATCGACTAAAGCGTAAAAACCTTGTTTTGAACAAATATCAAAGTATTTGTTAATTTCCTGACGCCCATAAGTGGGACGACCGAGAAGCCGACGATGAATGTATTCAATGGATTTGGTCACATAAAGAGAAGTCCAGTAGAGCTTCCGGAACAGTTCCGACTTCGCCAGCATCCGGATAAAGTCACGAACGGTAATCTCGCCATTTTCCAGCTTAATTTCAGCGGTTTTGAGACGTTGTCCTTCGTAAACATCGCGACCAAACACTTGGCGATAACAAGCTAAAATCAGCTTTTGAGAACTGCTTTCCGAGTATTTAACACTGTAGCTGTTATTGGTTTTATCCGTTAAACCCGAAAACGCCATCCGGTCAGCGCGGAAGACTTTGGGACCGAGAGAGCCGGGGAATAAACCGCGGGCTTTCGGATTACCGGTTTGGTTATAAGTTGCCGGTCCACGATTAATTAAGATGCGACGGGTATCTTTACTAAAGGGGGCAGGACTCTTACTGGGATTGCGAGTTTCTTTCGGAAAGATTGCACCAAATTGAATTTCGAGCGGATCATTCCCGCTGCCATAAGGATGTTGATCGGCGAGTGGACGATTATATTGGGCGTAGGTGGTGATAAATTGAGGAATTTTGCGGAAAGGTGCGCTGTAGTTAAACAGGTCTTGCTGCATTCCCCAGTTGCGACATTCTTGGGCTTCTTCTCCTAAACCGCGAATATAAGGAACGGTTTCTTCGCCAAAGTAGTCAGAATATTCTTTGCTATCGACTAAGGCATCAATTAAAGCGGGAAGTCCACCATTAGAAACGATGGAGAAGTAGGTTTGCACTTCTTCGCGAGATGAGGGACCCCGTCCGAGGAAGTGACGAAACGCCAGTTCTAAAGCGCGACTATTGATAAAGGGTTCATAGAACTGCTTGCGATAAAGGGGAGATTTACCCAAACGACGGATAAATTCCTTCATCGAGATTTCGCAATTTTTAACCTTGGATTCTAAATCAGAAATCGAGAGACTGTAAGCGCGAGTAATATCTCGTTCAAAGACTTGACGATAGGCTGCTTTGACCGCAGTTTGTTTTTCTGAGTTAGAGAGTCCCGGCTTCATTGCGTATTTGGGACGATTTTCTGCTGCATTAAAGTAGCTTTGAGGCAGTTCTAGCCCTTGCTGGTCGCTACTCGGACGCTGACGCACTTTATTGGAGGGGGTTGGCGCTTTAAATTCTGAGATGAGCACTTGGAAATATTGTTCAACTGTAGCGCGCCCAGCTTCGTCTTGTTTAAAGTAACCTAAAGCAGCTGCTTGCATTTCTCCGAGAGCGACCAAAGTTGCTGCACTCGAACAAGCATTTTCAATCACTTCGCGCAAACCACGAACGTTAACAGTAATAATATTAGGATCACCAGCAACGATCGCGTAAGTGACATACCGCAACATCCAGGATAAGTCGCGCAATGATTTCTGCATATTTTGGGGACCATAGCGAGAAACATTGATCGGACGGAATCCCGGGGGAATGGGAACACTACTACTTCCCGACACACTAAAGAGTGAGCGTAGCCCTTCTAAAAAGCCACCGCCACTGCTTTCGATATAGCTCACTGTTCCGAGTTGCATTTGGCGACCAACATCACTTTCTTCGCCGCCGGCAGGAACCATCACTGGCGCTTCTTCTCTCGGTTTTTCGAGATATGCCATCGGCGAACCCCCTGTAAAAATGCGGTTCGCAGCACGAGAAACAATCAACTCGGAATTTCGAGTAATCACTTGCGCAATTTCGACGCGTTGAGTTCCCAACTGGAAGAAAGTATCTAATTCTTTCAGTTCTCCTTGTTCCAAAAAGCGGTCTTGCTGTTCGGCTTGGGATAACTTAGAAAGGGGAACCGTTTGGTAAAGCTGAGGACGTGCGACTGAACTTCCACCGGAGGCACTAATCATTATTTTTTACCTATCTCCTGTCACAACAGTTACTTTTTTTTAGACTTTAATTAAGGTGGATCAGAGTAAAATTCTCCGCCACTTCTAGGGATTGATGGCAAAACTTGAGATTATAAGCGTTTTTTCTCGAATGGATTCATATATTTTTAGTCCTTGTATCGTGTTAGTTGCCCTAGATTGAATGACGAGTGAAAATTCCACTCCATCTCACCGACCCACGAACTTAATGTCGTCAACATGCTTCGCAAAACATCTATACATAAGACGTGGGTCAGCTTTTAGAGTAAAACGTTTTGGGGTTTCTTAGGGAATTTATTAAGAAGTGTATCAAAAAGATTTTGGCAACTGTAACATTACGAAGTAACTTCTAGTCGGCAGTTACTGGCAAGGAAAGGACTTGCAATAAGGTTGATTCTGAATCATGATCATTGCAACTGCAAAGGAGAGGAGTGACTTGCTAATCCGAGGCAGTGAAAATAGCTATTTCGGCTCATCCTTGATCAAAGTTGGCTGTCGCCTCGAGAGCGGTGATAAACCGTTGCTGTGTCTATTGTTTCAGCTTTCCTTATTGAATGATTCAATGGCGCGATCGCTGCTGGTCATTAATTTTGGGTTGGCGATGACAATTGTCTCTGGTCATCTTCATCAACGGCTCAGATTTTGTACTCAATTACACTGTTTAGAGTTCCGCGATTCAGTCAAGATAAACCCTCGTCAGGTTTGAATTAAGTGAAATCCCTGTCAAATTGATGCGCTTGGAGTAAATATGCCAGAAAAACTGATTTCAGTCCCTAAAATTAGTCGTCCTCCTCTGATTGCTTTTTTAACCTTATGTTTTGCCCTACTGGCTGTTTCTTTTGCGCCGATTTTCATTCGTCTGAGTGAAACCGAACTGGGGGCAAATGCAACGGTATTTAATCGTCTGATTGTGTTTTTTATCTTTTTTGGCAGTGGGCGTTGGGTGAAGCAAAAACTTTCCTCTACTTCTGAAGAAAATTCTGAGCAAATTACGGGTCAACAATGGTGGTTATTAGGTTCAGTTGGCACAATCGCAGCAATTTCTCTGGTGTTATGGGCAATTTCTCTTCAATATACGACCGTTGCCAAAAGTGTCCTCCTCAATAATCTCACTCCGATCTTTACGGCATTAGGCAGTTGGCTTCTCTTTGGAAAACAGTTTGACTCTAAGTTTTTGGTAGGAATGACGATTGCGGTTG
The Cyanobacteria bacterium GSL.Bin1 DNA segment above includes these coding regions:
- a CDS encoding photosystem I reaction center subunit X codes for the protein MISASGGSSVARPQLYQTVPLSKLSQAEQQDRFLEQGELKELDTFFQLGTQRVEIAQVITRNSELIVSRAANRIFTGGSPMAYLEKPREEAPVMVPAGGEESDVGRQMQLGTVSYIESSGGGFLEGLRSLFSVSGSSSVPIPPGFRPINVSRYGPQNMQKSLRDLSWMLRYVTYAIVAGDPNIITVNVRGLREVIENACSSAATLVALGEMQAAALGYFKQDEAGRATVEQYFQVLISEFKAPTPSNKVRQRPSSDQQGLELPQSYFNAAENRPKYAMKPGLSNSEKQTAVKAAYRQVFERDITRAYSLSISDLESKVKNCEISMKEFIRRLGKSPLYRKQFYEPFINSRALELAFRHFLGRGPSSREEVQTYFSIVSNGGLPALIDALVDSKEYSDYFGEETVPYIRGLGEEAQECRNWGMQQDLFNYSAPFRKIPQFITTYAQYNRPLADQHPYGSGNDPLEIQFGAIFPKETRNPSKSPAPFSKDTRRILINRGPATYNQTGNPKARGLFPGSLGPKVFRADRMAFSGLTDKTNNSYSVKYSESSSQKLILACYRQVFGRDVYEGQRLKTAEIKLENGEITVRDFIRMLAKSELFRKLYWTSLYVTKSIEYIHRRLLGRPTYGRQEINKYFDICSKQGFYALVDAIINTQEYSETFGEDTVPYERYLTPGGLQLRTRTNNLRQDVGTEIKPEVTPRYQELGQVAANRSEPDLQYRIKQGVNKRREQSKQFKLTNLQDKVALQNLISAAYRQIFERDIEPYVVKAEFTNLESKLGNGEITVKEFIEGLGCSDLYIKEFYTPYPNTKVIELGTKHFLGRAPLNQKEIQKYNQLLATQGIRAFVKALVNSIEYSQEFGEDVVPYRRYPTLPAANFPNTESLYNKLTKQDDELVVPSFEPTRSKMNNAQLPLASQANGNSGAGQVADYLELARSMNTLEAAQETSTVARIFRHSPQGSTQQTRSVMNGIYAQLLNVPQDNVPDQFRLEAWEEKLLAGNCTVREFVKALAKSDVYQRRFVFPYPNPKVVECLYRHLLGRAASGIEVHQMTNLLTNQGLDAVVDYLVDGAEYNRFFGEMVVPYAKENNR
- a CDS encoding photosystem I reaction center subunit XII, whose translation is MRMFKVTACVPSQTRIRTQRELQNTYFTKLVPYDNWFTEQQRIMKMGGKIVKVQLATGKPGTNTGLM
- the apcB gene encoding allophycocyanin subunit beta, which translates into the protein MQDAITSVINSADVQGKYLDDAAMEKLKGYFQTGQLRVRAANVISANAANIVKEAVAKSLLYSDITRPGGNMYTTRRYAACIRDLDYYLRYSTYAMLAGDPSILDERVLNGLKETYNSLGVPINATVQAIQAMKEVTAGLVGPDAGKEMGVYFDYICSGLS
- a CDS encoding allophycocyanin, producing MSIVTKSIVNADAEARYLSPGELDRIKAFVEGGEQRLRIAQTLTSARERIVKQAGDQLFQKRPDVVSPGGNAYGEEMTATCLRDMDYYLRLVTYGVVAGDVTPIEEIGLVGVREMYNSLGTPINAVAESVRSMKDIACSMMSAEDAAEAGSYFNYVIGAMQ